One Kosmotoga arenicorallina S304 genomic window carries:
- a CDS encoding HD-GYP domain-containing protein, producing the protein MNETQFIPEVAEIILQHHERLDGSGYPYGLKGDEISIEARIIAVADVFDAMTSHRPYRPAFSYKETISEIKSKSGKLYDVAVVEALVDLLENGFILK; encoded by the coding sequence TTGAACGAAACACAATTCATTCCCGAAGTCGCAGAAATTATTCTACAACATCATGAACGTCTTGACGGTTCCGGCTACCCATACGGACTCAAAGGCGATGAAATATCTATAGAAGCACGGATAATAGCCGTAGCAGATGTTTTTGATGCCATGACTTCACACCGTCCTTACCGCCCTGCTTTTTCTTACAAAGAAACAATAAGCGAAATAAAGAGCAAAAGCGGCAAATTATACGATGTAGCAGTGGTAGAAGCGCTTGTGGATTTA